One region of Sandaracinaceae bacterium genomic DNA includes:
- the rapZ gene encoding RNase adapter RapZ, giving the protein MSGLHVVVVTGLSGAGRSTALRVLEDLDFFCVDNLPPSLAPALLDTLAGDAVTRGVGLGIDVRTGGLLEGTSGVLDGLTSSGHQVEVLFLDCADEILVRRFSETRRPHKLAPGGELWEAIQTERTRLSKLRARATHVVDTTRLSVHDLRRAIVDFVERGAAGARMVTRVVSFGFKYGIPTDADLVFDLRHLPNPYFEPALRAESGLDPSVARYVLDAPATQELYADIRQLLTHALPRYEKEGKSYLTIALGCTGGRHRSVATAEALGAELRTLGRETWVVHRDVERVKG; this is encoded by the coding sequence GTGTCGGGCTTGCACGTCGTCGTAGTCACGGGGCTCTCTGGAGCAGGGCGCAGCACTGCCCTGCGTGTGCTGGAAGACCTCGACTTCTTCTGCGTGGACAACCTGCCGCCCAGCCTGGCCCCGGCGCTTCTGGACACGCTCGCGGGAGACGCCGTCACGCGCGGGGTGGGCCTCGGCATCGACGTGCGCACGGGCGGGCTGCTGGAAGGAACCAGCGGCGTGCTGGACGGGCTCACCAGCAGCGGCCACCAGGTGGAGGTGCTCTTCCTGGACTGCGCGGACGAGATCTTGGTGCGGCGCTTCAGCGAGACGCGGCGCCCGCACAAGCTCGCGCCGGGCGGTGAGCTGTGGGAGGCCATCCAGACCGAGCGCACTCGGCTCTCCAAGCTGCGCGCCCGCGCCACGCACGTGGTGGACACCACCCGCTTGAGCGTGCACGACCTGCGCCGCGCCATCGTGGACTTCGTGGAGCGCGGGGCCGCGGGTGCGCGCATGGTCACGCGGGTGGTCTCGTTCGGCTTCAAGTACGGCATCCCCACGGACGCGGACCTGGTGTTCGACCTGCGCCACCTGCCAAACCCCTACTTCGAGCCGGCGCTGCGCGCCGAGAGCGGGCTCGACCCCAGCGTGGCGCGCTACGTGCTGGACGCGCCGGCCACCCAGGAGCTCTACGCGGACATCCGGCAGCTGCTGACGCACGCGCTGCCGCGCTACGAGAAAGAGGGCAAGAGCTACCTCACCATCGCGCTCGGCTGCACGGGCGGCAGGCACCGCTCGGTGGCCACGGCCGAGGCGCTGGGCGCCGAGCTGCGCACGCTCGGGCGCGAGACGTGGGTGGTGCACCGCGACGTCGAGCGGGTGAAGGGGTGA